Within the Serratia sp. UGAL515B_01 genome, the region AAATCTACCAGTACTACAAACAACATGGTTATGAAACCGTCGTGATGGGGGCAAGTTTCCGTAACGTTGGTGAAATTATTGAACTTGCAGGATGCGACCGTTTAACCATCGCTCCTGCATTGCTGAAAGAGTTGGCCGAAGCTCAGGGCACTCTAGAGCTCAAATTGTCCTATACCGGGGAAGTGAAAGCACGGCCAGCACCGCTGACTGAGCCTGAATTCTATTGGCAGCATAACCTGGACCCAATGGCGGTTGAAAAACTGACCGATGGTATCCGCAAGTTTGCTGTAGACCAAGGCAAGCTGGAAAAAATGATCGCCGACCTGCTGTAATAATGGCAATACGTGCGGATAGAGGTGGCCTAGGCCACCTTTTTTTATTGCTGATATCCACGCTGCTGAGCAGACACCGTATACTTTTGCCATTAATCCCTTTTCCATCGTTCCAACACGCTTCAAAAAATCTTGATTGGCACTATAGAAAGGGAAGACAGGCTAGGAAATGAACCTGCCTGAAGTCAATTAGCGACAGAGGTTAAGCATGGACACATTACGTATTGGTTTAGTTTCTATTTCTGACCGCGCTTCTGGGGGAGTTTATCAAGACAAAGGGATCCCAGCATTGGAAGCATGGTTAAGCCGGGCATTAGCGACATCGTTCAAACTGGAAACGAGGCTGATCCCTGATGAGCAGATGCTGATCGAGCATACCCTGTGCGAACTGGTGGATGAAATGGGATGCCATCTGGTATTAACGACTGGCGGGACAGGCCCGGCTCGACGCGATGTTACCCCCGATGCCACATTGGCGATCGCCGATCGTGTGATGCCTGGCTTTGGCGAACAAATGCGGCAAATCAGCCTACATTTTGTACCAACGGCAATTCTTTCACGTCAGGTCGGTGTGATCCGTAAACAGGCGCTGATTATCAACCTGCCAGGGCAACCCAAGTCGATCCAGGAGACGCTGGAAGGTGTGAAGGACCCACTGGGTAAGGTGGTGGTTCACGGTATTTTTGCAAGTGTTCCCTACTGTATACAGTTGTTGGATGGCCCCTACGTAGAAACCCACGAGACAGTGGTTAGCGCATTTCGTCCCAAGAATGCACGCCGTGAGATAACACTATGAGTTTGTGCAATCTGTAAAAATTGTTCAGCCGATCTGGTGTGAAAATAATTTGCCGTTATAGTAATGTTCTTTTTACAGGCAGCCATTGTGCTTTTTCTGTTTTTGTTTCCTCTAACGGTATTTTATGCATCTCGATAACAATCGTCGGCTTAACCGGCAAGACTATAAGACTCTGACGTTAGCTGCCTTGGGCGGTGCGTTGGAGTTTTATGACTTCATCATTTTTGTTTTCTTTGCGGCAGTCATGGGTGATTTGTTTTTTCCAGCAGACATACCAGAATGGCTTCGCCAGGTGCAGACTTTTGGTATTTTCGCAGCGGGTTATTTAGCAAGGCCGCTGGGGGGGATCATCATGGCGCATTTTGGCGATCTAGTGGGCCGAAAAAAGATGTTCACCCTGAGTATTTTGCTGATGGCATTACCCACGTTGGCAATGGGCATGCTGCCAACCTATGCGAGTATCGGCATTGCTGCCCCCTTATTGCTGCTGTTAATGCGTATACTGCAAGGTGCGGCTATCGGTGGTGAGGTTCCAGGAGCCTGGGTCTTTGTGGCTGAGCATGTGCCACGTAAGCGTATCGGTTTTGCCTGTGGCACGCTCACTGCGGGTCTAACTGCCGGTATTTTGATTGGTTCGCTGGTGGCTACCCTTATCAATACCACGCTCAGTCAACAAGCTATCCATGACGGTGGCTGGCGTATTCCATTCTTCTTGGGCGGTATCTTTGGCCTGTTTGCCATGTACCTGCGCCGCTGGTTGCAGGAAACCCCTGTTTTTATTGAGATGCAGACGCGTAAGGCGTTGGCGGAAGAGCTACCGCTCAAGTCTGTAGTAGTAAACCATAAGAAAGAAGTGGTTGTGTCGATGCTGCTGACTTGGCTGTTGTCCGCAGGCATTGTCGTTGTGATCCTGATGACACCAACCTACCTGCAAAAACAGTTTGGCATTGCCCCTGCATTGTCGCTGCAGGCTAACAGTGTTGCTATTGTGATGTTGATAATTGGGTGCATTGTATCGGGTTCGGCCGCGGATCGTTTTGGCGCCAGCAAAACCTTTATTGTCGGCGGTCTTCTGCTAGGTGCGTGTAGCTGGTTATTTTATCAGTCAGTAGGAACGCATCCAGAGATGTTGTTTGCTACTTACGCTTTAGTGGGGTTCAGCGTCGGTATCGTAGGTGCAGTGCCTTACGTAATGGTAAAGGCTTTCCCGGCTGAAGTGCGATTTAGTGGGATCTCGTTTTCATATAACGTTGCATATGCCATTTTTGGTGGTTCAACCCCGATACTTGTCACGTTGCTTATGAAGCTAACTCCGTTAGCCCCCGCTTATTATGTCCTGACATTGTCTGCGGTAGGTTTGTTGCTGGGGATCTATTTTCACCGTGATTTGAACAGTGATAAACACGATTGACCGAAAAAAGCCCTGCTGTTTTACCTAGCAGGGCTTTTTGGTCACGCAACGAAACCCCATCACTACTAGGCAGTGACTGCGGCTTGTGCTTTCGGTTGGACTTCAACAGCACCGATCGGCAACACGGTACGTCCTAACTGCTCATTGATGACTTCGGCCATGGCCAGATAAATAGCGCTGCCACCGCAGATGATCCCTTCATAACCGGCAAACGTCAGGATCGCGTGGTTACCAGTCATATTGCCCACGGCCAGCAGGGCGAATAACAGTGTCAAGCTAGCAAACACGAACTGTAGTACGCGGTTTGCACACAGCGTTCCAAAGAACATAAACAGAGTAAATACACCCCATAGTGCCAAATAGGCACCAAGGGACGCGGCGTTGCTTGGTTCCGCCAGGCCCATACGCGGCAGCAGTAGCAGGCCTACCAGGCTCAGCCAGAAGCAGCCGTAGGAGGTAAAAGCGGTCAAGCCGAAAGTATTGCCTTTCTTATATTCAAGAATGCCGGCAAAAATCTGTGCCATGCCACCGAAGAAAATCCCCATACTGATGATGACGGAAGTCAGTGGGAAAAAACCGGCATTGTGGAGGTTCAGCAAGACGGTGGTCATCCCGAAGCCCATCAGACCCAGTGGGCCAGGATTCGCCAACTTGTTGGTATGCATATTTCCTCTGTGATAACAGAATTTTAATGAAAATGGATAAGTGAGTTAATAAGTGGCTCGAATGGACGAAAAAACCATAATTGCCATTAAAGCGCGCGGCATCATAATGATCCCCACGGAAGGAAACAATGATCTGATAGCTGTTAAAAACGAATATTTTTTTATTCTGACCCTTGATGCTGTTGCGGATGGCCCCATCTTATTGTCAACCGCAGTTGCTAACCGTGGGTAAAACTGAACCCGTGGGCAGTTGAAAAGTAAAAAACAGCCCGCATATAGGTTAGCAACCTGACCAATTATGAATTT harbors:
- the mog gene encoding molybdopterin adenylyltransferase yields the protein MDTLRIGLVSISDRASGGVYQDKGIPALEAWLSRALATSFKLETRLIPDEQMLIEHTLCELVDEMGCHLVLTTGGTGPARRDVTPDATLAIADRVMPGFGEQMRQISLHFVPTAILSRQVGVIRKQALIINLPGQPKSIQETLEGVKDPLGKVVVHGIFASVPYCIQLLDGPYVETHETVVSAFRPKNARREITL
- a CDS encoding MFS transporter → MHLDNNRRLNRQDYKTLTLAALGGALEFYDFIIFVFFAAVMGDLFFPADIPEWLRQVQTFGIFAAGYLARPLGGIIMAHFGDLVGRKKMFTLSILLMALPTLAMGMLPTYASIGIAAPLLLLLMRILQGAAIGGEVPGAWVFVAEHVPRKRIGFACGTLTAGLTAGILIGSLVATLINTTLSQQAIHDGGWRIPFFLGGIFGLFAMYLRRWLQETPVFIEMQTRKALAEELPLKSVVVNHKKEVVVSMLLTWLLSAGIVVVILMTPTYLQKQFGIAPALSLQANSVAIVMLIIGCIVSGSAADRFGASKTFIVGGLLLGACSWLFYQSVGTHPEMLFATYALVGFSVGIVGAVPYVMVKAFPAEVRFSGISFSYNVAYAIFGGSTPILVTLLMKLTPLAPAYYVLTLSAVGLLLGIYFHRDLNSDKHD
- the satP gene encoding acetate uptake transporter, with the translated sequence MHTNKLANPGPLGLMGFGMTTVLLNLHNAGFFPLTSVIISMGIFFGGMAQIFAGILEYKKGNTFGLTAFTSYGCFWLSLVGLLLLPRMGLAEPSNAASLGAYLALWGVFTLFMFFGTLCANRVLQFVFASLTLLFALLAVGNMTGNHAILTFAGYEGIICGGSAIYLAMAEVINEQLGRTVLPIGAVEVQPKAQAAVTA